From a single Apium graveolens cultivar Ventura chromosome 2, ASM990537v1, whole genome shotgun sequence genomic region:
- the LOC141706927 gene encoding dicer-like protein 4 isoform X1, with amino-acid sequence MANGVEQIDDMLNRLSIDEEGRQDFDEIQEIEIEIETEIKKDPTLIARGYQLDLCRKAFSENTIAYLGTGCGKTHIAVLLIHKMRHLIKKPQKDICVCVFLAPTVALVEQQAKVIKDSINVKVGVYCGSSKKLKDHASWGKELAQHEVLVMTPQILLQSLSHCFIRIEWIVLLIFDECHYAQAVSNHPYAEIMKVFYHGNATKLPRIFGMTASPIFGKGASVSGLESLLRAKVYSVEDKGELERFVTSPKVGVYYYATAAENTTLLPYCRQLEEIKSKCALTLVENISDTDSRISTKKILQKLHLNLCFCIENLGVWGALQAAHILLKGDCVVRNELMEMEGQSSHASICDTYLSRAATMFASDRFPAYRAKRKSNSLEVLQEPFFSKKLLQLIDILSNFRLQPNMKCIIFVNRILTARSLSSILQSLQVLSAWKCDFLVGVHSGLKSVSRKSTNAMLDKFCSGELNLLVATKVAEEGLDIQTCCLVVRFDLPETVASFIQSRGRARMPQSEYAFLVDSGSEKELNLIDSFTRAEEEMNDEIEFRTSDVAVPDIEEKTYRVQSTGATISSGSSIPLLYRYCSKLPHDEFFKPKPEFWYFDEADGTVCQIILPSNAPTHQVLGAPQSSKDAAKRDACLEACKLLHQLGALTNYLLPEKDDNEDLESLSDSDCSDDEDTRRELHEMLVPAVLREPWSKAENHVHLSSYFVKFRPHPLDRDYKQFGLFLKVALPGEAERMKLDLHLARGRSVVTELVPSSTMLFTRDEITLAEKFQEMFLKVILDRSEFISEYVPLGRIDFDMLVPRTYYLMLPVIWHECEEAMMVDWKLVKRCLSSPIFRMQVVAESNVLPQPNKQLHLANGPKRVHDVQNSLIYVPSKKLFYFVSDVVLEKNAYSEYKASRSHVQHYYEKFGVQLSHPNQPLLKAKQLFCLDNLLRKKGNLESREKEEHFVELPPEICVLKIVGFSKDIGSSLSLLPSVMHRLESLLVALELKHVFSVSFPEGAEVSASRVLEALTTENCNEHFSLERLEVLGDAFLKFAVGRRLFLLHDAIDEGQLTRKRSNVVNNSNLLKLATASRLQVYIRDQSFDPCQFFALGRPCLVVCSVEMEKSIHLSHSDKVTTSTDTDLRCTKSHHWLHKKTIADVVEALVGAFIVDSGFKGATSFLKWVGIQVEFEDSEVSRICSASSVYLPLAAQIDIAALEGSIGYQFNNKGLLLQAFVHPSYSYHSGGCYQRLEFLGDAVLDYLMTSYLYSVYPKLKPGQLTDLRSTCVNNICFANIAIHRSFYKFIFSESSGLCKSMDKYIKFSRTPQLNRNVVEPPACPKALGDLVESCIGAVLLDTGFNLNHVWKIMLSFLDPVINFSGLQLSPIRELQELCQSHNLELEFASSKKDKTYTVEAKVNAKDVSEYSSASNFSKKAAKRNAAKQLILTLKEHGYKPKSKSLEEILKLTHKTEAKLIGYNETPTDVIIPSATELDNLKVQDSHKSGASSSKVHPLGVQLHTSGGNKIKLIKEISSLPDPLECQTIVEEDNSCSRKSQTTGGSCKKSAKSRLYEICTANCWNPPVFICCKEEGASHLRDRFTYRVIVKPDCLPKTIVEATGRPATKKKVAAEHAAEGAIWILKKEFL; translated from the exons GCACTGCTTTATCAGGATTGAATGGATTGTACTTTTAATATTTGATGAGTGCCATTATGCTCAAGCCGTAAGCAATCATCCTTATGCTGAAATTATGAAG GTATTCTACCATGGTAATGCAACAAAGCTTCCTCGTATATTTGGCATGACAGCATCTCCTATATTCGGAAAAG GTGCTTCTGTCAGTGGTCTCGAGTCTTTACTTCGTGCCAAG GTTTATTCTGTTGAAGACAAGGGAGAACTTGAAAGATTTGTGACATCTCCTAAAGTTGGTGTATATTATTATGCTACAGCGGCAGAGAACACAACTCTACTTCCTTATTGTAGGCAATTAGAAGAGATAAAATCTAAG TGTGCATTAACACTGGTAGAGAATATCAGCGACACCGATAGCCGGATAAGCACCAAAAAGATTCTCCAGAAACTGCACTTAAATCTGTGTTTTTGTATAGAGAACCTTGGCGTTTGGGGAGCATTGCAG GCTGCTCACATTCTCTTAAAAGGGGACTGTGTTGTGCGAAATGAATTAATGGAGATGGAAGGACAGAGTTCTCATGCCTCTATATGCGACACTTATCTTTCTCGAGCTGCCACAATGTTTGCTTCGGATCGCTTTCCAG CATATCGCGCCAAAAGGAAGTCGAACTCACTTGAAGTCCTACAGGAGCCTTTTTTCTCCAAAAAGCTCTTGCAACTTATTGACATCCTTTCCAATTTTAG GTTACAACCAAACATGAAATGTATAATATTCGTCAATAGAATTTTGACTGCAAGATCCCTGTCATCTATACTTCAGAGCCTTCAAGTTCTATCTGCTTGGAAATGTGATTTTTTGGTAGGAGTCCACTCTGGACTAAAGAGTGTGTCCAGAAAATCTACCAACGCCATGCTTGATAAATTTTGTTCCGGTGAG CTAAATTTGTTGGTTGCAACCAAAGTTGCAGAGGAAGGACTCGACATTCAGACATGCTGCCTTGTGGTAAGGTTTGATCTCCCGGAAACTGTTGCCAGTTTTATTCAGTCTAGGGGTCGTGCACGCATGCCTCAGTCGGAATACGCATTCTTGGTGGACAG TGGAAGTGAGAAGGAGTTAAATCTTATAGACAGTTTTACTAGAGCCGAGGAAGAAATGAATGACGAAATTGAATTCAGAACATCTGATGTCGCAGTTCCTGATATAGAGGAAAAGACATACAGAGTGCAATCAACGGGTGCCACAATCAGTTCCGGAAGTAGCATTCCTTTGCTTTATCGTTACTGTTCGAAACTTCCACATGATGA ATTCTTTAAACCCAAGCCGGAGTTCTGGTACTTTGATGAGGCAGATGGAACTGTATGCCAAATAATTCTTCCCTCAAATGCTCCAACTCATCAAGTTTTAGGCGCACCTCAATCTTCCAAGGATGCAGCAAAAAGAGATGCGTGCTTGGAAGCATGTAAACTATTACATCAGTTGGGTGCCCTAACCAACTATCTCCTGCCCGAAAAAGATGATAATGAGGACCTGGAATCCTTATCAGATTCTGATTGCTCTGATG ACGAGGATACAAGAAGAGAACTCCATGAGATGCTTGTTCCCGCTGTCCTCAGAGAGCCATGGAGCAAGGCGGAGAATCATGTCCACCTCAGCTCTTACTTTGTGAAGTTTAGACCGCATCCATTAGATAGAGATTACAAACAATTTGGTCTATTTTTGAAAGTAGCTCTTCCAGGAGAAGCTGAAAGAATGAAACTAGATCTTCATTTGGCTCGTGGTAGATCCGTAGTAACTGAGCTAGTACCGTCCAGTACTATGTTATTTACTAGAGATGAG ATAACTTTGGCTGAGAAGTTTCAAGAAATGTTCCTCAAGGTCATCCTTGACAGATCAGAGTTCATTTCTGAATATGTTCCCTTGGGGAGAATTGACTTTGATATGTTGGTTCCTAGAACATATTACCTTATGCTTCCTGTAATTTGGCATGAATGCGAGGAAGCAATGATGGTAGATTGGAAGCTGGTCAAGAGATGTTTATCATCTCCGATATTTAGAATGCAAGTAGTTGCAGAATCTAACGTGCTTCCTCAACCGAACAAGCAATTGCATCTTGCTAATGGTCCAAAAAGGGTCCATGATGTTCAAAATAGCCTGATTTATGTTCCGAGCAAGAAATTGTTCTATTTTGTTTCTGATGTTGTGTTAGAGAAGAATGCATACAGTGAATATAAGGCATCAAGAAGTCACGTGCAGCATTACTATGAAAA GTTCGGCGTTCAACTTTCACACCCAAACCAACCTCTTTTAAAAGCAAAGCAGCTTTTTTGCTTGGACAACTTACTAcgaaagaaaggaaatttgg AATCACGAGAAAAAGAGGAGCATTTTGTTGAATTGCCTCCCGAAATTTGTGTATTAAAGATAGTCGGGTTTTCGAAAGATATCGGAAGTTCATTATCTTTGTTACCATCAGTCATGCATCGTCTGGAAAGCTTACTTGTCGCGCTGGAGCTAAAGCATGTATTTTCTGTCTCATTTCCGGAGGGAGCTGAAGTATCTGCTTCACGT GTCCTTGAAGCACTTACTACTGAGAACTGCAATGAACACTTCTCTCTTGAAAGGCTCGAAGTTCTTGGTGATGCATTCCTCAAATTTGCTGTTGGCAGGCGTCTTTTTCTCTTGCATGATGCCATAGATGAGGGACAGCTTACAAGAAAACGGTCAAATGTTGTAAATAATTCCAACTTACTGAAGCTCGCGACAGCAAGCAGATTACAG GTATACATACGAGATCAATCATTTGACCCTTGCCAATTTTTCGCATTGGGCCGGCCTTGTTTAGTAGTTTGTAGCGTTGAAATGGAAAAGAGTATTCACTTGTCACATAGTGATAAGGTGACAACAAGTACCGATACTGATCTTCGATGCACCAAATCTCACCACTGGTTGCATAAGAAAACCATTGCGGATGTTGTGGAAGCTCTTGTCGGAGCATTCATTGTCGACAGTGGCTTCAAAGGTgcaacttcttttcttaaatggGTGGGCATACAAGTGGAATTTGAAGACTCAGAAGTTAGCCGTATCTGTTCAGCAAGTTCAGTCTATTTGCCGCTTGCTGCTCAAATAGATATAGCTGCTCTTGAAGGTTCTATAGGGTATCAATTCAACAATAAAGGTTTGCTTCTGCAAGCTTTTGTCCATCCATCATATAGCTATCATTCCGGAGGCTGTTATCAG AGACTGGAGTTTCTAGGAGATGCTGTCCTTGACTATTTAATGACTTCATATCTATATTCGGTTTATCCCAAACTAAAGCCTGGCCAGCTGACTGATTTAAGATCCACATGTGTAAACAATATTTGCTTTGCTAACATTGCAATACATCGGTCGTTTTACAAATTCATTTTCTCCGAGTCCAGTGGCCTCTGCAAGTCAATGGATAAATATATCAAGTTTTCAAGAACACCTCAGCTAAATAGAAATGTCGTTGAACCGCCAGCATGCCCTAAA GCACTTGGAGACTTAGTGGAGTCGTGTATCGGTGCTGTTCTTCTGGACACCGGATTTAATTTAAACCATGTTTGGAAGATAATGCTCTCCTTTCTTGATCCTGTCATTAACTTTTCTGGATTACAGCTTAGTCCCATAAGAGAACTTCAAGAGCTTTGTCAGTCCCACAATTTGGAATTGGAATTTGCATCTTCAAAAAAGGATAAGACTTATACAGTTGAAGCAAAAGTGAATGCAAAAGATGTTTCTGAATATTCTAGTGCCAGCAACTTCAGCAAAAAAGCTGCCAAAAGAAACGCTGCGAAACAATTGATTCTGACGTTGAAG GAGCATGGTTACAAACCCAAGAGTAAATCATTAGAAGAAATTCTGAAGTTGACCCATAAGACGGAAGCAAAATTAATAGGTTACAATGAAACACCTACAGATGTTATCATTCCATCTGCCACTGAACTTGATAACTTGAAGGTTCAGGATTCCCATAAAAGTGGTGCTTCATCCTCTAAGGTGCATCCACTTGGTGTACAATTACATACATCTGGAGGCAATAAGATCAAATTGATTAAAGAAATATCTTCTCTTCCTGACCCTCTTGAATGTCAGACAATAGTGGAAGAAGATAATAGCTGCTCTAGAAAATCTCAGACTACAG GTGGTTCATGTAAGAAGTCGGCAAAGTCACGATTGTACGAAATTTGTACTGCCAACTGCTGGAATCCGCCTGTATTTATATGCTGCAAGGAGGAAGGGGCCAGTCACTTGAGAGA CAGGTTTACTTATAGGGTGATCGTGAAGCCTGATTGTTTGCCGAAAACTATAGTTGAAGCAACAGGAAGGCCAGCTACCAAGAAGAAAGTTGCTGCAGAGCATGCAGCTGAAGGGGCCATTTGGATCTTGAAAAAAGAATTTTTGTAG
- the LOC141706927 gene encoding dicer-like protein 4 isoform X2 produces MANGVEQIDDMLNRLSIDEEGRQDFDEIQEIEIEIETEIKKDPTLIARGYQLDLCRKAFSENTIAYLGTGCGKTHIAVLLIHKMRHLIKKPQKDICVCVFLAPTVALVEQQAKVIKDSINVKVGVYCGSSKKLKDHASWGKELAQHEVLVMTPQILLQSLSHCFIRIEWIVLLIFDECHYAQAVSNHPYAEIMKVFYHGNATKLPRIFGMTASPIFGKGASVSGLESLLRAKVYSVEDKGELERFVTSPKVGVYYYATAAENTTLLPYCRQLEEIKSKCALTLVENISDTDSRISTKKILQKLHLNLCFCIENLGVWGALQAAHILLKGDCVVRNELMEMEGQSSHASICDTYLSRAATMFASDRFPAYRAKRKSNSLEVLQEPFFSKKLLQLIDILSNFRLQPNMKCIIFVNRILTARSLSSILQSLQVLSAWKCDFLVGVHSGLKSVSRKSTNAMLDKFCSGELNLLVATKVAEEGLDIQTCCLVVRFDLPETVASFIQSRGRARMPQSEYAFLVDSGSEKELNLIDSFTRAEEEMNDEIEFRTSDVAVPDIEEKTYRVQSTGATISSGSSIPLLYRYCSKLPHDEFFKPKPEFWYFDEADGTVCQIILPSNAPTHQVLGAPQSSKDAAKRDACLEACKLLHQLGALTNYLLPEKDDNEDLESLSDSDCSDDEDTRRELHEMLVPAVLREPWSKAENHVHLSSYFVKFRPHPLDRDYKQFGLFLKVALPGEAERMKLDLHLARGRSVVTELVPSSTMLFTRDEITLAEKFQEMFLKVILDRSEFISEYVPLGRIDFDMLVPRTYYLMLPVIWHECEEAMMVDWKLVKRCLSSPIFRMQVVAESNVLPQPNKQLHLANGPKRVHDVQNSLIYVPSKKLFYFVSDVVLEKNAYSEYKASRSHVQHYYEKFGVQLSHPNQPLLKAKQLFCLDNLLRKKGNLESREKEEHFVELPPEICVLKIVGFSKDIGSSLSLLPSVMHRLESLLVALELKHVFSVSFPEGAEVSASRVLEALTTENCNEHFSLERLEVLGDAFLKFAVGRRLFLLHDAIDEGQLTRKRSNVVNNSNLLKLATASRLQVYIRDQSFDPCQFFALGRPCLVVCSVEMEKSIHLSHSDKVTTSTDTDLRCTKSHHWLHKKTIADVVEALVGAFIVDSGFKGATSFLKWVGIQVEFEDSEVSRICSASSVYLPLAAQIDIAALEGSIGYQFNNKGLLLQAFVHPSYSYHSGGCYQRLEFLGDAVLDYLMTSYLYSVYPKLKPGQLTDLRSTCVNNICFANIAIHRSFYKFIFSESSGLCKSMDKYIKFSRTPQLNRNVVEPPACPKALGDLVESCIGAVLLDTGFNLNHVWKIMLSFLDPVINFSGLQLSPIRELQELCQSHNLELEFASSKKDKTYTVEAKVNAKDVSEYSSASNFSKKAAKRNAAKQLILTLKEHGYKPKSKSLEEILKLTHKTEAKLIGYNETPTDVIIPSATELDNLKVQDSHKSGASSSKVHPLGVQLHTSGGNKIKLIKEISSLPDPLECQTIVEEDNSCSRKSQTTGGSCKKSAKSRLYEICTANCWNPPVFICCKEEGASHLREFTYRVIVKPDCLPKTIVEATGRPATKKKVAAEHAAEGAIWILKKEFL; encoded by the exons GCACTGCTTTATCAGGATTGAATGGATTGTACTTTTAATATTTGATGAGTGCCATTATGCTCAAGCCGTAAGCAATCATCCTTATGCTGAAATTATGAAG GTATTCTACCATGGTAATGCAACAAAGCTTCCTCGTATATTTGGCATGACAGCATCTCCTATATTCGGAAAAG GTGCTTCTGTCAGTGGTCTCGAGTCTTTACTTCGTGCCAAG GTTTATTCTGTTGAAGACAAGGGAGAACTTGAAAGATTTGTGACATCTCCTAAAGTTGGTGTATATTATTATGCTACAGCGGCAGAGAACACAACTCTACTTCCTTATTGTAGGCAATTAGAAGAGATAAAATCTAAG TGTGCATTAACACTGGTAGAGAATATCAGCGACACCGATAGCCGGATAAGCACCAAAAAGATTCTCCAGAAACTGCACTTAAATCTGTGTTTTTGTATAGAGAACCTTGGCGTTTGGGGAGCATTGCAG GCTGCTCACATTCTCTTAAAAGGGGACTGTGTTGTGCGAAATGAATTAATGGAGATGGAAGGACAGAGTTCTCATGCCTCTATATGCGACACTTATCTTTCTCGAGCTGCCACAATGTTTGCTTCGGATCGCTTTCCAG CATATCGCGCCAAAAGGAAGTCGAACTCACTTGAAGTCCTACAGGAGCCTTTTTTCTCCAAAAAGCTCTTGCAACTTATTGACATCCTTTCCAATTTTAG GTTACAACCAAACATGAAATGTATAATATTCGTCAATAGAATTTTGACTGCAAGATCCCTGTCATCTATACTTCAGAGCCTTCAAGTTCTATCTGCTTGGAAATGTGATTTTTTGGTAGGAGTCCACTCTGGACTAAAGAGTGTGTCCAGAAAATCTACCAACGCCATGCTTGATAAATTTTGTTCCGGTGAG CTAAATTTGTTGGTTGCAACCAAAGTTGCAGAGGAAGGACTCGACATTCAGACATGCTGCCTTGTGGTAAGGTTTGATCTCCCGGAAACTGTTGCCAGTTTTATTCAGTCTAGGGGTCGTGCACGCATGCCTCAGTCGGAATACGCATTCTTGGTGGACAG TGGAAGTGAGAAGGAGTTAAATCTTATAGACAGTTTTACTAGAGCCGAGGAAGAAATGAATGACGAAATTGAATTCAGAACATCTGATGTCGCAGTTCCTGATATAGAGGAAAAGACATACAGAGTGCAATCAACGGGTGCCACAATCAGTTCCGGAAGTAGCATTCCTTTGCTTTATCGTTACTGTTCGAAACTTCCACATGATGA ATTCTTTAAACCCAAGCCGGAGTTCTGGTACTTTGATGAGGCAGATGGAACTGTATGCCAAATAATTCTTCCCTCAAATGCTCCAACTCATCAAGTTTTAGGCGCACCTCAATCTTCCAAGGATGCAGCAAAAAGAGATGCGTGCTTGGAAGCATGTAAACTATTACATCAGTTGGGTGCCCTAACCAACTATCTCCTGCCCGAAAAAGATGATAATGAGGACCTGGAATCCTTATCAGATTCTGATTGCTCTGATG ACGAGGATACAAGAAGAGAACTCCATGAGATGCTTGTTCCCGCTGTCCTCAGAGAGCCATGGAGCAAGGCGGAGAATCATGTCCACCTCAGCTCTTACTTTGTGAAGTTTAGACCGCATCCATTAGATAGAGATTACAAACAATTTGGTCTATTTTTGAAAGTAGCTCTTCCAGGAGAAGCTGAAAGAATGAAACTAGATCTTCATTTGGCTCGTGGTAGATCCGTAGTAACTGAGCTAGTACCGTCCAGTACTATGTTATTTACTAGAGATGAG ATAACTTTGGCTGAGAAGTTTCAAGAAATGTTCCTCAAGGTCATCCTTGACAGATCAGAGTTCATTTCTGAATATGTTCCCTTGGGGAGAATTGACTTTGATATGTTGGTTCCTAGAACATATTACCTTATGCTTCCTGTAATTTGGCATGAATGCGAGGAAGCAATGATGGTAGATTGGAAGCTGGTCAAGAGATGTTTATCATCTCCGATATTTAGAATGCAAGTAGTTGCAGAATCTAACGTGCTTCCTCAACCGAACAAGCAATTGCATCTTGCTAATGGTCCAAAAAGGGTCCATGATGTTCAAAATAGCCTGATTTATGTTCCGAGCAAGAAATTGTTCTATTTTGTTTCTGATGTTGTGTTAGAGAAGAATGCATACAGTGAATATAAGGCATCAAGAAGTCACGTGCAGCATTACTATGAAAA GTTCGGCGTTCAACTTTCACACCCAAACCAACCTCTTTTAAAAGCAAAGCAGCTTTTTTGCTTGGACAACTTACTAcgaaagaaaggaaatttgg AATCACGAGAAAAAGAGGAGCATTTTGTTGAATTGCCTCCCGAAATTTGTGTATTAAAGATAGTCGGGTTTTCGAAAGATATCGGAAGTTCATTATCTTTGTTACCATCAGTCATGCATCGTCTGGAAAGCTTACTTGTCGCGCTGGAGCTAAAGCATGTATTTTCTGTCTCATTTCCGGAGGGAGCTGAAGTATCTGCTTCACGT GTCCTTGAAGCACTTACTACTGAGAACTGCAATGAACACTTCTCTCTTGAAAGGCTCGAAGTTCTTGGTGATGCATTCCTCAAATTTGCTGTTGGCAGGCGTCTTTTTCTCTTGCATGATGCCATAGATGAGGGACAGCTTACAAGAAAACGGTCAAATGTTGTAAATAATTCCAACTTACTGAAGCTCGCGACAGCAAGCAGATTACAG GTATACATACGAGATCAATCATTTGACCCTTGCCAATTTTTCGCATTGGGCCGGCCTTGTTTAGTAGTTTGTAGCGTTGAAATGGAAAAGAGTATTCACTTGTCACATAGTGATAAGGTGACAACAAGTACCGATACTGATCTTCGATGCACCAAATCTCACCACTGGTTGCATAAGAAAACCATTGCGGATGTTGTGGAAGCTCTTGTCGGAGCATTCATTGTCGACAGTGGCTTCAAAGGTgcaacttcttttcttaaatggGTGGGCATACAAGTGGAATTTGAAGACTCAGAAGTTAGCCGTATCTGTTCAGCAAGTTCAGTCTATTTGCCGCTTGCTGCTCAAATAGATATAGCTGCTCTTGAAGGTTCTATAGGGTATCAATTCAACAATAAAGGTTTGCTTCTGCAAGCTTTTGTCCATCCATCATATAGCTATCATTCCGGAGGCTGTTATCAG AGACTGGAGTTTCTAGGAGATGCTGTCCTTGACTATTTAATGACTTCATATCTATATTCGGTTTATCCCAAACTAAAGCCTGGCCAGCTGACTGATTTAAGATCCACATGTGTAAACAATATTTGCTTTGCTAACATTGCAATACATCGGTCGTTTTACAAATTCATTTTCTCCGAGTCCAGTGGCCTCTGCAAGTCAATGGATAAATATATCAAGTTTTCAAGAACACCTCAGCTAAATAGAAATGTCGTTGAACCGCCAGCATGCCCTAAA GCACTTGGAGACTTAGTGGAGTCGTGTATCGGTGCTGTTCTTCTGGACACCGGATTTAATTTAAACCATGTTTGGAAGATAATGCTCTCCTTTCTTGATCCTGTCATTAACTTTTCTGGATTACAGCTTAGTCCCATAAGAGAACTTCAAGAGCTTTGTCAGTCCCACAATTTGGAATTGGAATTTGCATCTTCAAAAAAGGATAAGACTTATACAGTTGAAGCAAAAGTGAATGCAAAAGATGTTTCTGAATATTCTAGTGCCAGCAACTTCAGCAAAAAAGCTGCCAAAAGAAACGCTGCGAAACAATTGATTCTGACGTTGAAG GAGCATGGTTACAAACCCAAGAGTAAATCATTAGAAGAAATTCTGAAGTTGACCCATAAGACGGAAGCAAAATTAATAGGTTACAATGAAACACCTACAGATGTTATCATTCCATCTGCCACTGAACTTGATAACTTGAAGGTTCAGGATTCCCATAAAAGTGGTGCTTCATCCTCTAAGGTGCATCCACTTGGTGTACAATTACATACATCTGGAGGCAATAAGATCAAATTGATTAAAGAAATATCTTCTCTTCCTGACCCTCTTGAATGTCAGACAATAGTGGAAGAAGATAATAGCTGCTCTAGAAAATCTCAGACTACAG GTGGTTCATGTAAGAAGTCGGCAAAGTCACGATTGTACGAAATTTGTACTGCCAACTGCTGGAATCCGCCTGTATTTATATGCTGCAAGGAGGAAGGGGCCAGTCACTTGAGAGA GTTTACTTATAGGGTGATCGTGAAGCCTGATTGTTTGCCGAAAACTATAGTTGAAGCAACAGGAAGGCCAGCTACCAAGAAGAAAGTTGCTGCAGAGCATGCAGCTGAAGGGGCCATTTGGATCTTGAAAAAAGAATTTTTGTAG